ttattcacgGTCAGGAATTAGTTTTGAGCATACCTCGGGTTACAGAGCCTGCAGCAATATGACCACCAGTCAgtataaaaaaatgaagcctataatatttaaataaggTCTAAGTGAAGTGATTTGAGCTCAACTGACAGCGTGTGACAATCTGGTGTCTGTAGGCCTTCAGCACTTAATGGGGGGGGCGATTTTTATACGGAAGTGCAGGCTGTTCGTGGTGTAGTTAAATATTAATTTGGATAGAGATCAGCTGTtcgtggtttttaaaaaaaatatcccgTCTGAAGTTCAATATTGCAGCTCTGGCTCTCGAGGCATCATTGTACGGAACCCTCATCGGGTTCATCATATCAGAGAGTGGTCGGGCATTTCAGCACCACGCGGAAATAGACAGCTCTTTTACTCAAAAAGGCTTGTTTTCACGTTTCAGCACCTCACGCGGTGGACAGCTCCCTTTAACTCTGCACTGTGCACGTGAGCAGGTCCTGCCCTTGTCCGTGAAATAGCCTCCAACTGTATCCATGAATGCTTCATAAGGGTGTGATTCATTATTTTGACATTGCAGTTTTTCCTCGGCTGGTATAAATGACAATCACTCAGGCAGGTTAAAGGACCTTGGCTGAAGAtcatttgattaattaaaaatatgatAGCCCAACtctagtgcacacacacacacacacacacacacacacacacacacacacacacacacacacacacacacaccttcaagcCGTCTGTTATCTGCAGCTTTGCCAttctctcctccacacagaaaagaggaagagcTGGACTCCAAAGATGCCATCATACTCCACCAGTTCTCCAGGCCCAAAACTGGCGTCCCCTCCTTGTCCCCTTTCTGCCTTAAGATGGAGACCTACCTCCGTATGGTTGACCTGCCCTACCAGGTACAGCTGTGGTTATATGAGTCTGCATCTgcatctgttttcttttattctcctATGGATGCATGTTTACTATCGAgtgtgaggtttttttttaatcctatTTGTCTCGATCTGATTCAAATTTAATTCACTTAATCTCACCAACTACTTTCTCAATTCTGTATCTTCTTTTCCtgaatatcttctttttttttctcgcagaACTACTTTGATGGGAAGCTCTCGCCACAGGGAAAGATGCCGTGGATCGAATACAACCAGGAGCAGGTGTGCGGTACAGAGTTCATCATCGACTTCCTGGAGGAGAGGCTGGGCGCGAGCCTCAACATGAGCCTGACGCCACAGGAGAAGGCCATGTCGCGTGCCATCACCACAATGGTGGAGGAGCATTTGTACTGGTGAGGAACCCCCGGAAAGTTCAAACagcattgttattgttgtcttaGAACAGTGCAGTTTCATTGTAAGGGAGCTTTTCactaattatttaaaattaaactAACTTGCAGCCTATTTTCCCCCCCAGGGATCACATGatactttcatttattttaagtttgaTTCTACTAATTCTCGAATACTCATCGTgagatgtgtgtatatgtgtgtgtgtgtctttgttgcaGGACCATAGCTTACTGTCAGTGGGTGGACAACCTGGAGGAGACCCAGAAGATGCTGTCTGTGAGCGGGCCGCTGAGCGACCTGCTCAAGTGGATCCTGAGTCACCTGACCGGTGGAATCGTCAAGAGGGAGATGTACGGACACGGGATCGGACGTTTCTCTCCAGAGGAGGTTTACGGCCTGATGGAGAAGGACATGCGCACCCTGGCCACTCTGCTAGGTGAgaatatgtgttttatttcttctaaaTACTGATGCTCGTCATTTGGACCATTAGAATCTATTGCAATGTATTTGTGGGATTTATTAAAGATTTGCAGTCAACCAAAACATCCCAGTCATTTGAAATTTGACCTTGTGAAAGTCTTAAGTATATGCAGCACAATTAgtatttttaataaaagcatTTATGAGTCTGAATGCAAAGAGATTTAGAGACGTTAGCTTTAGAAGTATGAGGCTATGTCACAGGTTGTGTGTTCACATTGTTTACAAACAGCTTTATTGGAAAATAACTATAACCAGGAAGTCATGTTTATACAAATAGCAGCACAATACTGACCCCCTGTGGTAAGACGTTAGCATTGCTGACTAGAATCAACACAACCTCTAGCAGTTTATGGTTTGAGATATAAGAGAAACAGATCTTGGAGCATGGAAGTAgagctgtgtgttttgttttttaagaaacTAGAAACTAAAGccatcaaataaatgtaggaAAGTAAAAAGTTCACAATTTCCTTTGGGAGGTAGTGAAGTAGAAAGTAGCATCACATGAAAAcgctcaagtaaagtacaagtacgcCTATACTTCAACAtttttacttaagtacagtacttagtaaatgtactttacACCACTGatggacagagccaggccagctgtttccctgtttacagtatttatgctaggctaagctaaccagctgctggtttTATAAAAAACACCAGCTGTATATGCACATTTTCCCAAGAGGCCGAACTATTTCTTCAAACGTCTCTTCATATTGATTGTATGTGTGTTGTTATTTGACTTTCCTGAAAAGGTGATAAGAAGTACCTTCTGGGCTCGAAGCTCTCAACAGTAGACGCCGCCGTGTTCAGTCACCTGGCTCCTGCCATGTGGACGCTGCCGGGAACACGGCCGGAGCAGCTCATCAAAGGTCAGTTCACCAGAATAGGAATCCAAAAAAATATGTGAATagaagtttatttaaaaaaaaaaaaaaatccactgcTTTTTAAGTCGTATGAGGCAACGTTAGGCTTTCTTCATTGtggatttacaaaaaaaaaaagatacatcgCAACAACAGTGTTCTGCGAATAAATGTTTCACAGcttgaataataaatattgcTGGACAAAGTAATGTTAACTGCAAGTGATAAATCTTTTATTTGAAATCTATATTTGAGAACAGAAAAGTAAATACACTACTCAAATTATTAAAGGAACAgacattatgtatatattttatattaccAAAATGAAGTGGCCAAAATACAGAGTCCAAGAAATAATGATAAATGATAATCTACACAAATTGACCCTTTAAAGAACATACACAGAAAAAACCCCACAATGAAAACATATCCTTAGCACCAAGTAAGCAAGATTATATTTATTCACCACACTCTAATAACATTTTAGCTCTAATGTTTGTAGAGTTTCACTCATCTCAGAGCAGCTCACTCCGatgtctgtcctcctccaggtgagctCATCAACCTCGCCATGTACTGCGAGCGCATCCGCCGGCGGTTCTGGCCCGAGTGGTTCGTGGACCTGGAGGACTTCTGCTACAGCGACTCCACAGAGGGCGGCGACTCTAAGCTCCCCGATTTGGGCCTCTACTCCTGCTCAGACACTTTCCAggaggacacgcacacacacacttcccacaCTCATACGCCAAAGGACCCTCTGTCGCCCGTCAGCGACCCGACCGGTCACTCGCTGTACGACTCCGACATGGACACGGAGTGCTCTGAGATGGACCCGCTCAAGTGTTGACCACACATCCGGGTGTAGCAGGCCACTCACCGCACATACGCACACGCCGCCAGGAGGGGAGCGGCATCCCACCTCTCCACACGCCCCCCTACCTCTGTGAACAGAACTAAACTGGCTCGTTGGTGTCTCCTGCGTCGGTGGAGAAGTCGAGGTCCGACCTGGAGCGGAGGAGAGATCGGGTCAAAGGGGAACCAAAGGTGACGAGATCAAAGAACGAGGGAGCAGAAAGGTTGCAGGGGAGGGAAAAGAGAACGGAGAGCGAGACTCTAAGACCAGGAGTGAatgacgccgccgccgccgccgccgccgaggAACTCCTCCACGTGGTTCGACGTCATCCGCGGTCACAACTTCGACCCGTTGACGCGTTGCCGGAACCATGGCAACTAAATGTGTGCGTGAGCCCCCCTTTTTTCGTCCACTCGCACCACCCGGCCAACTGAACCCTCAACGCCTTGTATTGACATGACATCGACACGTAGGGTCCTGTACAGGGATTCATGTGAATGaagtgtaaatatataaatggattagatttaataaataaatatatatatatatatatatatatatatatatatatatatatatatatatatatatatatatatatatatgtataagtataaataGTATAGATAGCCTGCACATATAGAATCCTCCCCTCTGTCATATATTGTAAATACTGTCGGTGGTTCTCATTTGTGTTTGACACACTGACTCCAATCGTCTTGTAGTAGTCTTAATTAATGAATACCCACTCTGCTGGTCTAGGATCAGTATGAGGAGCCCTATGACCTCCTGTACTGTATGTATCTGTCCACACAACTGGGATATTACAGTAATGCCTGCTGCCCAAATTTAAATAGTGCAGTAAAAGTTCATGGGAAATAGTGGATAGCACTTTGAAACTATCTTTTTTTATGtccgttttcttttcttttcctctgtttgAAGCATAAAGTGACGACGTCGTCGTTAGTGGACAGCAGCTTCAGGTCGAACAGACATGTCGCATGCATTCAAGCATTGAGAGCGAGTCAAGCAATCATGTAGAAATAGACGAAATAGAAAATACAGTCTGAATGAAAGTGCCAATGAAAAAAATCGCCCTTTACACTTCACATGGATGATGTCatctacatttttttgttggctTAGAAATGACAAGTTTTACAACGTCGGTGCAAACAAATCAGCCGTAAAAAGATGGAGCCAGTTCAGGTCCCTTGcagcattttttgtttttgttttgtaaagatTCCCAAAAAAAATGGATTCCTCTAAAAAATGGATTACGTGCCTCCAGGACGGAGCAGGAGCAGGTTGATGCTACGCGAGGCTGCGTGGtgtttggggtgtgtgtgtgtgtgtgtgtgtgtgtgcgtgtgtcgcggtgtttggagtgtgtgtgtgtgtgtgtgtgtgtcgcggtTCGATGCaggtgttctgtgtgtttgtcactcAGCAAATGCACATACCAACATATTGTGTGTTGAGGCTATAATATGGATGCAAGCAAAGGGTGTGTGCACTATGCATATCGCATGGATGAGTCACcctctgtgtgtgaatgatggcacgaacctgcacacacacacacacacacacacacacacatattctcaaTATTGTTCAGTTAGGTGGTTGCTCTTTGCAAGCGAATCAATTGCAGTCACTGCAAAAATGTTGCCGCTCTAAAGACTCGGGTCTTAATGAGGATTTACATAATTTGTTTTGGCATAATCTGTTACAAGAGAGCGCAGCAGGgaaatgtcaaaaatatgtCTGAGGTAGTTTTAGAAACACAGTCTTCTTTACATCATTtgtccactagagggcactgatACATTTAATCCAACTGAAAAATGCCCCACGCTCAATAGACATCTTACAATTATTTTATAACTTAATTAAGGAATTATTTTTCGAAAATGTTAATCttcgtgtttttaaaaaatatatacattgatctttttttattactttttttactcCAGCATCAGTCAGACTCTCCTTGTGAAGATGCTACacacaattaaattaataatgaaagaaaCGGTAGCGTTATAATGTAGCAGCGTATGGTGAAATACGTATTATGACTTTTGTCATTTGTTTAAGTAAGACGAGGAATATAAAGATGTTTTGATGACGGCAAAAATCACCATTTTCCTCTCCCACTTCATTCTGGATTCTCTGTTTAACCaattaatgtaaaaaacatcAATACATTAGGTGTACATTCAAAGCCTCTTGTAGGGAGACGGTAAagcctttatgtgtgtgtgctgcagatgaatttaattacaataatttaataaaaaaatgtcattctgTGTCTTAAAACTCCTCGTATGCATGTTCTGGCCTTCTCTCCGCATTCGTCAGATTATGGAAACTGACTCCTTAAGCTGTTTACTTTATATCGGTGCCAGCAcatgacttgtgtttttatacgtCACATTCAttctaatttatatatttatttatttcatattgtttatatttattgatcTCGATGGTGGATGTGCTTGAATTTAAGAATCaataatattgttatttattttttgcactgtttacacatttattttcttccgcGAGTCAATCACGTGTATTGATCTGTGTATTAGTGCAATACTGTATAGGTTCTCTGACTTCCACTGAACGAACTGCATATTTCCCCGCTGCCATGTCATCGCCGTACTTGCATGTAATTGTCCATGTTTCGAGATGTCATGTGGTaaatgttatattcatatcatAATATCGATGTCATTGTGTTAAAAATATTACAGTCCGTCATCTGCCGCCAATTCTACTGTCTAAAGTTCATGTCCTGTTGAAaccataacaaaataaaatatatatatataaattgagGTGAAATACCAAACAGCTCGTATCGGTGTGGTGAGGTCAGCGGTCCTCGTGTAAGCTCACCCATCACAGGGGAAACGGTCCTCCCAGATCAGTGTCTGTCGGCGACTTCATTGTCTCAATGTTCCTCAGTTacaggtcaggggtcaggggtcaggggttcAGCCGGCCGTGTACGTGTGTCTCTCTACCGAGATGTCTGCTTGTAGACTAGAAGCCATATTGTCTGTGCTGAAACACGCGTGGATTCTCATCGAACTGTAAATAAgagagccgggggggggggggggggggggggggggggaagaaaagtcaaattaaaatgcGAACATGATCTAAAAGAAACCGCTCTGTactcattaaaagaaaaagatactTATAAATGTGTCCTACctagagataaaaaaaagaaagctgtaCGACAATGGAGTACCCttaatatttcattaaatataGTTGTGGTATTTTCCTCTTGTTTTGCTTCAGTTCTTGTGTTTATTGATGAAATGTGCATGAAAAGTCATTTTCTTCCTTACGGGGAAAAAGAATGACGTTTCTACACAGTATGGCATCTGGAACTGTGCACTGATTTTTAGGGAACAAAGGactcgggggtggggggtggctggggggggggggggggggggggagagaataggactgagggaacaaaAAGCCACCAAAATCACAAAGTCAAATATTGTTTACAGAGAAGTTTGTAATTTTGAAATGGAAAATGGCTCCCCAGAAAAGAGCTCTGCTCTACATCAACACTTAGAGGTGGGTATGCTCTGGCATACATATATCTGGCTCATAATCCCTCTGTACCTGCTTCCATATTACAATATAAAGCTCACCCAACAATGCTAAAGAATTAGCTTTCTGCCCTTTTCTTTGTGCTTGTGCtctggagaaacagagagagagagagagaaagtcgTGGGAGCGCCACTGCAGAGACTGAACGTGGTTCGGGTGAGGAAAGGGCTCCAACGGTCGAATGATATCTCATGATTCTGGCTCACATGTGGCCATTGTGCCGAGTCCCAGGGAGACGTCCTCCATCACAAGACAGAGGAGACGATTCAGAACCGACAATGACACCAGAGTGTAAACCTCTCTGGTGAGTCAGAGATGGCGTACACTAGTGTCAGAGgtagcagctgtgtgtgtgtgtgtgtgtgtgtgtgtgtgtgtgtgtgcgtgtgtgcgtgtgtgcgtgtgtctgtgtgtgtgtgcgtgtggctgGCTGGCTGTCTAACACGTGGTTGTGTGCTTGATGTGTGAGGTGGGACAGTGTGTgcaggaagagtgtgtgtgtctgtgtctgagggtgtgtgtgtgtacaaaatatgaataatgcaAAGGATGCCTCTACGAGGAGCGTGAGGGCCGGGAGGAGGGCAGATGGTCGCTTGCTGATAGGACAGAATCCAGGCAACAGGGTCCTCCAGAGAGCTGGGTTTAGACCTGGTCTAACACATGCACagggataaacacacacaaatacactcacacaacacacacatattaatgtttctaaatatataaatatatcatatataatatatatatatatgatatatatatatatatatatatatatatatatatatatatatatatatatatatatatatatataccccctggaaatcaaattaaaaaaacatgaactctCAACTCTGGTGTTGTTAGATGTCAATCACATTATTCTTAGATTAGTTTAATattatcactattattattattattattattattattattattattattattattattattttgtacagatcGTAGAGCCCCTGaaccaaatgtgttatttgtgatgttgggctgtAAGAATAAGATTGTCTTTACTTATATATTATAGGAGTCATAAATCACAAGCAGCTACATATAGCTGGGATTTATTGAGTCCCCCAAACCCCATAAAAgaaataatctaatctaataattTGTTTATTCTTTACTCTTCTAGTTTTTAAATCCTCTAAAATTCCATCAATTGCTTGtaaattcaacacaacaaaTA
The nucleotide sequence above comes from Cyclopterus lumpus isolate fCycLum1 chromosome 24, fCycLum1.pri, whole genome shotgun sequence. Encoded proteins:
- the faxca gene encoding failed axon connections homolog gives rise to the protein MYWRVGFAWTRSCVVDLSQNQSFSSGLLGSDEQLSFSGYIVACPLQDHGGIMSALGSDSWWRKTLYLTGGALLAAAAYLLHELLAIRKEEELDSKDAIILHQFSRPKTGVPSLSPFCLKMETYLRMVDLPYQNYFDGKLSPQGKMPWIEYNQEQVCGTEFIIDFLEERLGASLNMSLTPQEKAMSRAITTMVEEHLYWTIAYCQWVDNLEETQKMLSVSGPLSDLLKWILSHLTGGIVKREMYGHGIGRFSPEEVYGLMEKDMRTLATLLGDKKYLLGSKLSTVDAAVFSHLAPAMWTLPGTRPEQLIKGELINLAMYCERIRRRFWPEWFVDLEDFCYSDSTEGGDSKLPDLGLYSCSDTFQEDTHTHTSHTHTPKDPLSPVSDPTGHSLYDSDMDTECSEMDPLKC